One window from the genome of Marinobacter sp. es.048 encodes:
- the pabC gene encoding aminodeoxychorismate lyase: MFRLYWADEGGLPANDRGLAYGDGLFETIRMSGQNGVLLSRHLERMARDASRLGIEVSRKELASVCVEAGQRFADRFKDDGWVLKLTLTRGSGGRGYRPDPGMEPNLLVSASALPPTPDPDGVAVDFSKVTLAVNPLLAGVKSLNRMEQVLAAAELKPSLFEVIMADRDGNLVEGTRTNILLRQGDGWVTPPAASLAVAGVLRQWLLERLRQGGEPVTERPVTVPDVLGPDCQGMFLLNSVLGIVPVLTIAGHHLPVDSGLATIFNPLETLE, translated from the coding sequence GTGTTTCGTCTTTACTGGGCTGACGAAGGTGGCCTGCCCGCCAATGACCGGGGTCTGGCCTATGGAGATGGGCTGTTCGAAACCATTCGAATGTCTGGTCAGAATGGGGTTCTGCTATCCCGCCACCTGGAGCGAATGGCGCGCGATGCCAGTCGATTGGGTATCGAGGTGTCGCGCAAAGAGCTTGCCAGCGTTTGCGTCGAGGCGGGGCAACGTTTTGCGGATCGCTTCAAGGACGACGGCTGGGTTCTGAAGCTGACCCTGACCCGCGGCAGTGGCGGTCGAGGGTATCGCCCTGATCCGGGGATGGAGCCCAATTTGCTGGTTTCGGCATCGGCTTTGCCGCCGACACCGGACCCTGATGGTGTCGCCGTTGATTTCTCCAAGGTAACTCTGGCGGTTAATCCGTTATTGGCCGGGGTCAAGTCGCTGAACCGGATGGAGCAGGTCCTGGCGGCCGCCGAGCTCAAGCCATCGCTGTTCGAGGTCATCATGGCCGATCGTGATGGCAACCTGGTCGAAGGCACTCGCACCAACATCCTGCTCCGGCAGGGCGATGGCTGGGTGACGCCGCCGGCGGCCAGTCTGGCGGTTGCCGGTGTTCTCAGGCAGTGGCTGCTGGAGCGTCTGAGGCAGGGAGGGGAGCCGGTAACCGAGCGCCCCGTCACTGTGCCTGATGTCCTTGGCCCCGATTGCCAGGGAATGTTTCTCCTGAACAGCGTTCTGGGCATTGTTCCGGTTCTCACTATTGCCGGCCATCATTTGCCTGTGGATAGCGGACTTGCGACAATCTTCAATCCTCTCGAAACACTGGAATAA
- the rluC gene encoding 23S rRNA pseudouridine(955/2504/2580) synthase RluC — MSRKSASKKPVRVRPGRPVKTSKVGGDNAAVRGEVRQGVQWVTVDEDNDGQRVDNFLLAQLRGVPKSIIYRLIRKGEVRVNKGRVKPDTRVNTGDRVRIPPVTRKEKPEQVAPGSRVQGVMESAVVFENDQMLVVNKPSGIAVHGGSGLSFGLIEVLRSARPSTKFLELVHRLDRDTSGLVMVAKKRSALRYLQDELRQKRIRKHYHALVAGDWPDSVNRVDVPLLRYEMPNGERRVKVDAAGKASLTTFRCLNRYAGYSLVEASPVTGRTHQIRVHSAWAGHPIAGDDKYMDDVSLKAFRAIGGQRLMLHARGLEFTLPVSGEAMRLEAPYDDAFNDVLRKLSGRLKGINQ, encoded by the coding sequence ATGTCCCGAAAGTCTGCGAGCAAAAAGCCAGTCCGAGTCAGGCCCGGGAGGCCGGTCAAGACGAGTAAGGTTGGTGGCGACAACGCGGCTGTCCGTGGCGAGGTCCGTCAAGGCGTTCAGTGGGTTACCGTGGATGAGGATAACGATGGCCAGAGAGTGGATAACTTCCTTCTCGCCCAGCTTCGTGGCGTGCCCAAGAGTATTATTTATCGGCTGATCCGAAAGGGCGAAGTGCGGGTCAATAAGGGTCGGGTGAAGCCGGACACCCGCGTCAATACCGGGGACCGGGTGCGCATACCGCCTGTAACCCGCAAGGAAAAGCCCGAGCAGGTGGCGCCCGGGTCCCGGGTTCAGGGTGTTATGGAGTCGGCTGTTGTTTTCGAGAACGACCAGATGCTGGTGGTCAACAAGCCCTCCGGTATCGCGGTTCACGGGGGCAGCGGGTTGAGCTTCGGTTTGATTGAGGTGCTTCGTTCGGCTCGCCCATCGACAAAATTTCTGGAACTCGTTCACCGTCTGGATCGAGATACATCTGGTCTGGTCATGGTGGCGAAGAAGAGATCGGCATTGCGCTATTTGCAGGACGAGCTGCGCCAGAAACGTATCCGTAAGCACTATCATGCGCTGGTTGCCGGAGACTGGCCGGATAGCGTCAACCGGGTTGATGTACCGCTGCTGCGATATGAGATGCCCAACGGCGAGCGCCGAGTGAAGGTGGATGCGGCTGGAAAGGCGTCTCTGACCACCTTTCGCTGTCTGAACCGTTATGCGGGGTACAGTCTGGTTGAGGCCTCGCCGGTCACCGGCCGGACACACCAGATACGGGTTCACAGTGCCTGGGCGGGTCATCCGATTGCGGGTGATGACAAGTATATGGATGATGTCAGCCTCAAAGCATTCCGGGCCATTGGCGGGCAAAGATTGATGCTGCACGCCCGGGGCCTGGAGTTCACCTTGCCGGTCTCGGGTGAGGCCATGCGACTTGAAGCGCCTTACGACGATGCATTCAATGACGTACTCAGGAAGCTTTCCGGGCGTCTTAAAGGAATCAATCAATGA
- the rpmF gene encoding 50S ribosomal protein L32: MAVQQNRKTRSKRGMRRSHDALSAAALSTDATTGEVHRRHHVSPDGFYRGKQVIEARDE, translated from the coding sequence ATGGCTGTACAGCAAAACCGTAAGACCCGTTCCAAGCGTGGCATGCGCCGTTCGCACGACGCTCTGAGCGCCGCTGCTCTGAGCACTGATGCGACTACAGGTGAGGTTCACCGTCGTCACCACGTTTCTCCGGACGGCTTTTACCGCGGCAAGCAGGTAATCGAAGCTCGCGACGAGTAA
- a CDS encoding S49 family peptidase → MSDWESDKSADWGDKPVEPDKESKPFFGRKSPKLPPESGRDWKLIEKLVMSLQAEQRRSRRWGIFFKFLTFGYLIALLFMFKLPLGDSLEGVAGKHTALVEINGPIAADELASADNIVGSLRTAFEEPNSVAVILRINSPGGSPVQAGYVYDEIKRLREEYPEKKVYAVISDIGASGAYYIAAAADKIYANRASLVGSIGVVAGGFGFTGVMEKIGVDRRLYTAGENKAFLDPFSPEEEEEVMFWQSVLENTHQQFIEAVKQGRGDRLADDERLFSGLVWSGERAVELGLADGLGSASHVARQIIGQEKLVDYSRRKSPFRDIVDQLGVAFGEGFASQLIESRLELR, encoded by the coding sequence ATGAGTGACTGGGAATCTGACAAGTCTGCCGATTGGGGTGACAAACCCGTTGAGCCGGACAAGGAAAGCAAGCCATTTTTCGGGCGTAAATCGCCGAAGCTTCCTCCCGAGTCCGGCCGTGACTGGAAGCTGATCGAAAAGCTGGTGATGTCGCTGCAGGCTGAGCAGCGCAGAAGTCGGCGCTGGGGCATCTTTTTCAAGTTTCTGACCTTCGGTTACCTGATCGCCTTGCTGTTCATGTTCAAGTTGCCACTCGGTGATTCCCTTGAAGGGGTGGCAGGAAAGCATACTGCTCTGGTGGAGATTAACGGCCCGATCGCTGCAGATGAGCTGGCAAGTGCGGACAATATTGTTGGTTCCCTCCGAACGGCCTTTGAAGAGCCAAATTCGGTGGCCGTGATCCTGCGCATTAACAGTCCGGGCGGTAGTCCGGTTCAGGCGGGATACGTCTACGACGAGATAAAACGTCTGCGGGAGGAGTACCCGGAGAAAAAGGTTTATGCCGTGATCTCCGATATCGGCGCCTCCGGGGCCTATTACATCGCTGCAGCTGCGGATAAAATCTACGCCAACCGTGCCAGCCTCGTCGGCTCCATTGGCGTTGTAGCGGGCGGTTTCGGGTTTACCGGTGTCATGGAGAAAATTGGTGTGGATCGCCGCCTTTATACCGCCGGTGAGAACAAAGCTTTCCTGGATCCGTTCTCTCCGGAGGAGGAAGAGGAGGTGATGTTCTGGCAGAGCGTGCTGGAAAACACCCATCAACAGTTTATTGAAGCGGTCAAGCAGGGGCGTGGTGATCGCTTGGCGGATGACGAGCGCCTTTTCAGCGGTCTGGTCTGGAGTGGCGAGCGGGCCGTTGAGCTGGGGCTTGCTGATGGGCTTGGCAGTGCATCACATGTGGCCCGGCAGATCATTGGGCAGGAAAAGCTGGTGGACTACAGCCGACGCAAGTCGCCGTTCCGGGATATTGTTGATCAGCTTGGTGTCGCCTTCGGTGAGGGCTTTGCCAGTCAACTGATCGAATCCCGCCTGGAGTTGCGTTAA
- the fabF gene encoding beta-ketoacyl-ACP synthase II: protein MAKRRVVITGMGMLSPVGNSVESSWQAIQAGRSGIGMIDRFDASAYNTRIGGAIRDLDMESYLSPKDARKLDAFIHYGLIAAQQAVDDSGLESFDKLDRERVGIAIGSGIGGLEYIEKSVLTMDQSGPRKVSPFFVPASVINMISGNAAIRFGYRGPNIAIVTACTTGTHNIGYAARTIAYGDADVMLAGGSEMATTRTGMAAFSAARALSTRNDEPEKASRPWDKERDGFVLSDGAGVVVLEELEHAKKRGATIYGEVVGFGMSDDAHHITAPPEDGEGAARSMANAVRDAGLDLKEIDYINAHGTSTQVGDVAEVAAVRRVFGAHAEKLAMSSTKSMTGHLLGAAGAVEAIFSVLAIRDGVLPPTINLDNPDEGCDLDLVAHASRQADVRVALSNSFGFGGTNGTLIFRRYEG from the coding sequence ATGGCTAAACGGCGAGTTGTCATTACAGGTATGGGCATGCTGTCTCCAGTCGGCAATAGCGTGGAGTCGTCCTGGCAAGCGATTCAGGCCGGGCGTAGCGGAATTGGTATGATCGACCGGTTTGACGCCTCTGCCTATAACACAAGGATTGGAGGGGCCATCCGGGATCTGGATATGGAATCCTATCTTTCCCCCAAGGACGCCAGAAAGCTCGATGCGTTTATTCATTATGGCCTGATTGCCGCGCAGCAGGCTGTCGACGACAGTGGCCTGGAGTCATTCGACAAGCTTGATCGGGAGCGGGTAGGCATTGCCATCGGCTCCGGAATTGGTGGCCTTGAGTACATTGAGAAAAGCGTTCTCACCATGGACCAGTCCGGGCCCCGGAAGGTTTCGCCGTTTTTCGTGCCCGCCTCTGTCATCAACATGATCTCCGGTAATGCCGCTATCCGTTTCGGATACCGTGGGCCCAATATTGCGATCGTGACAGCCTGCACTACCGGCACCCACAATATTGGTTACGCGGCCCGCACGATTGCCTATGGCGACGCCGATGTCATGCTGGCCGGTGGCTCGGAAATGGCGACGACGCGTACCGGTATGGCTGCGTTTTCGGCTGCGCGGGCTCTGTCTACCCGCAACGACGAACCGGAAAAGGCCAGCCGGCCCTGGGACAAAGAGCGGGACGGCTTTGTGCTCAGCGATGGCGCCGGTGTCGTTGTGCTTGAAGAGCTTGAACACGCGAAGAAACGGGGTGCCACCATATACGGCGAAGTTGTTGGTTTTGGTATGAGCGACGATGCCCACCACATTACAGCGCCGCCCGAAGATGGTGAGGGCGCCGCCCGATCCATGGCGAACGCAGTTCGTGACGCTGGCCTTGATCTGAAAGAAATCGACTACATCAACGCCCACGGCACCTCGACCCAGGTTGGCGACGTCGCCGAAGTGGCCGCAGTTCGTCGGGTATTCGGCGCACATGCCGAAAAGCTGGCCATGAGCAGCACCAAGTCCATGACAGGTCACCTGCTTGGAGCTGCCGGTGCTGTGGAAGCGATCTTCTCGGTTCTGGCGATTCGGGATGGTGTCCTGCCGCCCACCATCAATCTGGACAATCCGGATGAGGGTTGCGATCTGGACCTCGTCGCACATGCGAGCCGTCAGGCGGATGTGCGGGTAGCTCTATCCAACTCGTTCGGGTTCGGTGGTACCAACGGAACCCTGATTTTCCGTCGCTACGAAGGCTGA
- the acpP gene encoding acyl carrier protein: MSTVEERVKKIVCEQLGVKESEVQNSSSFVEDLGADSLDTVELVMALEEEFETEIPDEEAEKLTSVQDAIDYIVAHT; this comes from the coding sequence ATGAGTACAGTTGAAGAGCGCGTGAAGAAGATCGTTTGTGAACAGTTGGGCGTTAAAGAGTCCGAAGTTCAGAACTCATCTTCTTTTGTAGAGGATCTTGGCGCTGACTCACTGGACACCGTTGAGCTGGTTATGGCGCTGGAAGAGGAATTTGAAACCGAGATTCCTGACGAGGAAGCCGAGAAGCTGACAAGTGTTCAGGACGCGATCGACTACATCGTCGCGCACACCTGA
- the mltG gene encoding endolytic transglycosylase MltG — MLKKLLLACVCVAVLASAGSGLWVWQGLQGLKKPVVLEEPLLFDVPQGSSFIEVVGRLEAEGLVSDRLWLRLYGRLEPEQTRIKAGQYEFLDGMSPRDMIGVMVSGDTKHWYVQFIEGWTFKDMRAALAQAERLQKVTGEWTSEQVMAAVGAEGEHPEGRFFPDTYAFTSSESDLDLLKRAFSRMETVLAEEWAAREEGLPYDNPYEALIMASIVERETGAPHEREQVAGVFVRRLQKGMRLQTDPTVIYGMGDSYQGRIGRKDLRTHTPYNTYRINGLPPTPIALPGREAIHATLHPDDGDALYFVARGDGTHKFSRTLAEHQKAVREFQLNRREDYRSSPAPKNSDSDEDAG; from the coding sequence TTGCTCAAGAAGTTATTGCTTGCGTGCGTTTGTGTCGCCGTCCTCGCGTCTGCGGGATCCGGGCTGTGGGTTTGGCAGGGGCTACAAGGCTTGAAAAAGCCGGTGGTGCTTGAAGAACCGCTACTGTTTGACGTTCCCCAGGGCAGTTCATTTATTGAAGTCGTTGGTCGACTCGAAGCTGAGGGGTTGGTTTCAGACCGGCTCTGGCTGAGGTTATACGGTCGGCTAGAGCCGGAGCAGACGCGGATCAAGGCCGGCCAGTACGAGTTTCTTGATGGCATGAGCCCCAGAGACATGATCGGTGTCATGGTGTCGGGAGACACCAAGCACTGGTACGTTCAGTTTATCGAAGGCTGGACCTTCAAGGATATGCGAGCCGCTCTGGCGCAGGCTGAGCGACTTCAGAAGGTCACCGGCGAGTGGACCAGCGAGCAGGTCATGGCGGCTGTTGGAGCCGAGGGTGAGCATCCCGAAGGTCGATTCTTCCCCGATACCTACGCCTTTACCAGTAGCGAGTCCGATCTGGATTTGTTGAAGCGGGCCTTCAGCCGAATGGAGACAGTACTGGCCGAGGAATGGGCGGCGCGGGAAGAGGGGCTGCCCTATGACAATCCATACGAAGCCCTGATCATGGCATCAATTGTGGAACGCGAAACCGGTGCGCCCCATGAGCGGGAGCAGGTGGCAGGGGTGTTCGTCCGTCGTTTACAGAAGGGAATGCGACTGCAGACCGACCCCACTGTTATCTACGGTATGGGGGACAGCTATCAAGGCCGGATTGGGCGTAAGGACCTGCGCACGCACACTCCCTACAACACCTACCGAATCAATGGCTTACCCCCGACTCCCATCGCCCTGCCAGGCCGCGAAGCCATTCATGCGACCCTGCACCCGGATGATGGTGATGCCCTGTACTTCGTTGCCCGGGGAGACGGCACCCACAAATTCTCGCGCACGCTTGCAGAACATCAGAAAGCCGTACGTGAGTTTCAGTTGAACAGGCGTGAAGACTACCGCTCTTCACCGGCGCCAAAAAACAGTGATTCTGATGAGGATGCCGGATGA
- a CDS encoding YceD family protein codes for MSNASNAELPKSVDPYRLAEQNSTLEGLIPISGLGRFREAVLGFSEGAACRVKLSFYMDGERRRVVSGELAAPVDLECQRCMGAMSVTLVSEFKLGLVTSDEQAQQLPKKLEPFLTDDFTADLWSMVEDELLLVLPPFPLHERDQCPARKDLEAYEPDGSGAEPVRKSGENPFSVLADLKKTKH; via the coding sequence ATGTCAAATGCGTCCAACGCCGAGTTGCCCAAATCTGTTGATCCTTACCGGTTAGCGGAACAGAACAGCACACTGGAGGGATTGATTCCCATCAGCGGGCTTGGCCGTTTTCGAGAAGCCGTTCTCGGGTTTTCGGAAGGCGCTGCGTGCCGGGTGAAGCTGTCTTTTTATATGGATGGTGAGCGTCGTCGCGTTGTTTCGGGCGAACTGGCCGCTCCGGTTGATCTGGAATGCCAGCGGTGCATGGGCGCCATGAGCGTGACTTTGGTCTCCGAGTTCAAGCTGGGTCTTGTTACCAGTGACGAGCAGGCGCAGCAGCTGCCGAAAAAGCTTGAGCCGTTTTTGACCGATGATTTCACGGCGGATCTCTGGTCGATGGTGGAAGACGAGCTGTTGCTGGTTTTGCCACCGTTCCCGCTTCACGAACGGGACCAGTGTCCGGCCCGGAAAGATCTGGAAGCCTACGAGCCTGACGGCTCCGGGGCAGAGCCGGTGAGAAAGTCGGGCGAGAATCCGTTCAGTGTCCTGGCGGATCTCAAGAAGACAAAGCATTAA
- a CDS encoding HAD family hydrolase, whose amino-acid sequence MNVRVVIFDWDGTLVDSVEHIADSLHQAATELGFPALEREAYRDIIGLGMVEALEKLYPGISREEMNRIRDGYGRYFFSKVTTPQNVFDGMADVVADLRGSGRSCSVATGKSRRGLDFALDSSGLGGHFEITRCADETRSKPDPVMLEEILRFYSIEPEDAVMIGDTRYDLEMARRIGMPSIGVEWGVHKRDVLGDYSPHAIVDSVPDLRRVLGL is encoded by the coding sequence ATGAACGTCAGAGTAGTAATTTTTGACTGGGACGGGACCCTGGTGGACTCGGTTGAGCATATTGCTGACAGCCTGCATCAGGCGGCAACCGAGCTGGGCTTTCCGGCCCTGGAGCGTGAGGCTTACCGGGATATTATCGGGCTTGGCATGGTCGAGGCGTTGGAGAAGCTTTATCCCGGCATCAGTCGGGAAGAAATGAACAGAATTCGCGACGGGTACGGGCGCTATTTCTTCAGCAAGGTGACAACGCCGCAAAACGTGTTTGACGGTATGGCCGATGTGGTCGCGGATCTGCGAGGATCCGGTCGCAGTTGTTCCGTTGCAACCGGCAAGAGTCGGCGCGGGTTGGACTTTGCCCTGGACTCCAGCGGGCTTGGTGGCCATTTCGAAATTACCCGGTGCGCGGATGAGACCCGTTCGAAGCCCGATCCAGTCATGCTCGAGGAGATCCTCCGTTTCTACAGCATCGAGCCGGAGGACGCGGTGATGATTGGTGATACGCGGTACGACCTGGAAATGGCCCGACGTATTGGCATGCCTTCTATCGGGGTTGAGTGGGGTGTTCATAAGCGGGATGTGTTGGGTGACTATTCGCCGCACGCCATTGTTGATTCCGTGCCTGATCTCCGTCGGGTACTGGGGCTGTAA
- the plsX gene encoding phosphate acyltransferase PlsX, with translation MKPVTIAIDAMSGDRGAAVVVAASLRAVRENEALSIVLVGIRSELEALLREGHARIRIVEAADVVRMNERPSHALRHKKNSSMAIALSLVRDGEAQGCVSAGNTGALMAFGRTIIRMYPGIERPAIAKLIPSLRGRCHVLDLGANVDSTAENLYQYALMGSLMASAICSQAEPRVALLNVGEEEIKGNEQVRLASHMLAQCDTINYIGYVEGSDLFRDVADVVVCDGFVGNIALKTGEGVAGLLIELMEQAFTRNLYGRLVGLLARPIIGRLLQLMDPSRHNGASLLGLQGVVIKSHGNANERAMLSAIRQAVREVELEVPRRINERLDDLML, from the coding sequence GTGAAACCGGTCACCATCGCGATTGATGCAATGAGTGGCGACCGCGGCGCTGCCGTTGTGGTTGCCGCATCGCTGCGGGCGGTGCGCGAAAACGAAGCCTTGAGCATCGTTCTGGTGGGAATCCGGAGCGAGCTCGAGGCTTTGTTGCGTGAGGGGCACGCCCGAATTCGAATTGTCGAAGCGGCGGACGTGGTTCGGATGAACGAGCGCCCCTCCCACGCCCTTCGCCACAAGAAAAACTCTTCCATGGCCATCGCCCTGAGCCTTGTTCGCGATGGCGAGGCCCAGGGCTGTGTCAGTGCCGGTAACACTGGTGCATTGATGGCGTTCGGCCGCACGATTATCCGCATGTATCCGGGTATCGAGCGCCCGGCCATTGCCAAACTGATTCCCTCGCTTCGGGGGCGTTGTCACGTCCTTGATCTTGGCGCCAATGTCGACTCAACCGCCGAGAATCTCTACCAGTACGCCCTGATGGGATCCCTGATGGCCTCTGCGATCTGCAGCCAGGCTGAACCGAGGGTCGCTCTTCTGAACGTTGGTGAGGAAGAGATCAAGGGCAATGAACAGGTTCGGCTGGCCTCTCATATGCTGGCCCAGTGCGATACCATCAACTACATCGGTTATGTGGAAGGCAGCGATCTGTTCCGGGACGTTGCTGATGTGGTCGTCTGTGACGGCTTTGTTGGCAACATTGCCCTGAAAACCGGCGAGGGTGTCGCCGGTCTCCTCATCGAGCTGATGGAGCAGGCCTTCACACGTAATCTCTACGGCAGGCTGGTCGGCCTGCTGGCTCGTCCGATTATCGGTCGGCTTCTGCAGTTGATGGATCCTTCCCGACACAATGGTGCCAGTTTGCTTGGTCTCCAGGGTGTGGTGATAAAAAGTCATGGCAACGCCAACGAGCGGGCCATGTTGTCGGCCATTCGGCAGGCCGTTCGGGAAGTTGAGCTGGAAGTACCCCGCCGTATCAACGAGCGTCTTGACGATCTCATGCTTTGA
- a CDS encoding Maf family protein, translating into MTQKPLLLASSSLYRKALLERLGLPFTCASPNIDESPQPGESGDSLATRLAESKARALADRFPGHWIIGSDQVACLPDGSVLSKPGNHEQATNQLRQSSGHRVLFLTGLALLDADSGKLESLCEPYNVRFRELTDEEIEAYLRQEQPYDCAGSFKMEGLGTTLFETLEGRDPNSLVGLPLIALNDILRRWGRNPLLENRPASNGT; encoded by the coding sequence ATGACCCAAAAACCGCTTTTACTGGCATCTTCATCACTTTACAGAAAGGCACTTCTCGAGCGGCTGGGCCTGCCCTTTACCTGCGCCAGCCCCAATATCGACGAATCGCCACAACCAGGCGAATCCGGAGATTCGCTGGCCACGCGACTGGCCGAGAGCAAGGCACGCGCGTTGGCAGATCGCTTCCCCGGCCACTGGATCATCGGATCCGACCAGGTCGCCTGCCTACCGGATGGCTCGGTGCTGAGCAAGCCCGGCAACCATGAACAGGCAACAAACCAATTGCGCCAGAGCAGCGGTCACCGTGTGTTATTTCTTACCGGCCTGGCGCTGCTTGACGCCGATTCCGGAAAGCTCGAAAGTCTCTGCGAACCCTACAACGTCCGGTTCCGTGAACTGACTGACGAGGAAATCGAGGCCTACCTCCGGCAAGAACAACCCTACGACTGCGCCGGCAGCTTCAAGATGGAAGGTCTGGGCACCACACTGTTCGAGACCCTGGAGGGCCGAGACCCGAACAGCCTGGTGGGATTACCCCTGATTGCCCTAAACGACATTCTACGGCGCTGGGGCCGGAACCCCCTACTGGAAAACCGGCCCGCCTCCAACGGGACTTAA
- the fabD gene encoding ACP S-malonyltransferase, whose product MKSAFIFPGQGSQSVGMLSAAAEAWPIINRTFSEASNVLGYDLWDLCQKGPAEELNKTMVTQPALLTASIALWRQWFVAGGASPDFLAGHSLGEYSALVAAESLDFVEAVKLVRLRGELMQDAVPAGEGKMAAILGLEDEDVVAACQDAAKGDVVSAVNFNAPGQVVIAGSAAAVERAIEACKEKGAKKAMPLPVSVPSHCALMKGAAEELAEALEDVRFNDAVIPVIQNVNAAAETESATLKANLLKQLYSPVLWTDSVRALVSNDVEVAVECGTGKVLAGLVKRIDRALAVHSIEDPDSLAKALDAFGQS is encoded by the coding sequence ATGAAATCAGCCTTTATTTTTCCAGGACAAGGGTCGCAATCGGTGGGCATGCTTTCGGCTGCCGCTGAAGCCTGGCCCATAATCAACAGAACCTTTTCCGAAGCCTCCAATGTCCTCGGCTATGATCTCTGGGATCTCTGCCAGAAAGGGCCGGCGGAGGAATTGAATAAAACCATGGTGACCCAGCCTGCGCTCCTGACGGCCAGTATTGCCCTTTGGCGGCAGTGGTTTGTTGCCGGTGGTGCTTCTCCCGATTTTCTCGCCGGTCACAGTTTGGGAGAGTACAGCGCCCTGGTGGCAGCAGAGAGCCTCGATTTTGTTGAAGCGGTCAAGCTGGTTCGCCTGCGTGGTGAGCTGATGCAGGATGCTGTGCCGGCCGGAGAAGGGAAGATGGCAGCCATCCTTGGGCTTGAGGATGAGGACGTTGTGGCAGCCTGTCAGGATGCGGCAAAGGGCGATGTGGTATCTGCGGTAAACTTCAATGCCCCTGGTCAGGTGGTTATTGCTGGCTCGGCTGCAGCAGTTGAACGGGCCATTGAAGCGTGCAAGGAAAAAGGCGCGAAGAAGGCCATGCCATTGCCTGTAAGCGTGCCATCCCATTGCGCACTTATGAAAGGCGCTGCGGAGGAGTTGGCGGAAGCGTTGGAGGATGTGCGCTTTAATGATGCTGTCATCCCGGTTATACAAAATGTTAACGCTGCCGCCGAGACCGAATCCGCTACACTGAAGGCCAACCTTCTCAAGCAGCTTTATTCTCCGGTGCTCTGGACGGACTCTGTGCGTGCCCTCGTTTCCAATGATGTCGAAGTTGCAGTCGAGTGCGGCACCGGAAAAGTGTTGGCAGGGCTGGTCAAACGTATCGACCGGGCTTTGGCAGTTCACAGTATCGAAGACCCGGATTCGCTGGCGAAGGCGCTGGACGCCTTCGGTCAGTCCTGA
- the fabG gene encoding 3-oxoacyl-ACP reductase FabG translates to MSLEGKTALVTGATRGIGQAIARALAAQGAEVVGTATSEAGAESITNDLQSAGYKGYGMVMNVADPASIEAGLKALTEKSGAPLILVNNAGITRDNLLMRLKDEDWASVLETNLSSVYRTSKAVLRGMAKAKWGRIINISSVVAGMGNPGQGNYCAAKAGVEGFTRSLAKEMSNRGITANCVAPGFIDTDMTKKLDDKQREAMLEIIPAGRLGEPEEVAAVVAFLASDVAGYVTGETINVNGGMYMG, encoded by the coding sequence ATGTCTCTGGAAGGTAAAACCGCACTGGTAACCGGTGCTACCCGCGGTATTGGTCAGGCAATTGCCCGTGCGCTGGCCGCGCAGGGTGCCGAAGTTGTCGGAACAGCAACCAGTGAGGCCGGTGCCGAGTCCATCACCAATGACCTCCAGTCGGCCGGTTACAAAGGCTACGGCATGGTTATGAACGTGGCAGATCCTGCCAGCATTGAAGCAGGTCTGAAGGCGCTGACGGAAAAATCCGGTGCACCTCTGATTCTGGTCAACAATGCTGGCATTACCCGTGATAACCTGCTGATGCGATTGAAGGACGAGGACTGGGCATCAGTTCTGGAAACCAATCTGTCCAGCGTTTACCGCACCAGCAAGGCGGTGCTTCGTGGCATGGCGAAGGCCAAATGGGGTCGGATTATCAACATCAGTTCCGTGGTTGCCGGTATGGGCAACCCGGGGCAGGGCAACTATTGCGCAGCCAAGGCCGGGGTGGAAGGCTTTACCCGAAGCCTGGCTAAAGAAATGTCGAACCGGGGTATTACCGCAAATTGTGTGGCTCCCGGATTTATTGACACGGATATGACGAAAAAACTGGACGACAAGCAGCGCGAGGCTATGCTGGAAATCATACCCGCGGGTCGTCTGGGCGAGCCGGAAGAAGTGGCAGCCGTGGTTGCCTTCCTGGCATCAGATGTGGCCGGATACGTGACGGGTGAAACCATCAACGTGAACGGCGGAATGTACATGGGATAA